The following are encoded in a window of Haloarcula laminariae genomic DNA:
- a CDS encoding DUF5788 family protein: MDDATREKLLRRVNRQGATVGASLPETVTIDGEALPLAEFVVETRRVPGVPPESRELLASAKKTLRSERARRLERLESDPLDRETAETLADEIVGIDRALNALDNIRQPDYGDTARAAAIDDHKRWTGFLDKLS, encoded by the coding sequence ATGGACGACGCGACCCGCGAGAAACTCCTCCGACGCGTCAACCGACAGGGTGCGACCGTCGGTGCCTCGCTCCCGGAGACGGTCACGATAGACGGCGAGGCGCTCCCGCTGGCGGAGTTCGTCGTCGAGACCCGGCGGGTCCCGGGCGTCCCGCCGGAGAGCCGGGAGCTGCTCGCGAGCGCGAAGAAGACGCTGCGGAGCGAGCGCGCCCGGCGGCTGGAGCGCCTGGAGTCAGACCCCCTGGACCGGGAAACCGCCGAGACGCTGGCCGACGAAATCGTCGGCATCGACCGGGCGCTGAACGCGCTCGACAACATCCGACAGCCCGACTACGGCGATACGGCCAGGGCGGCCGCCATCGACGACCACAAGCGTTGGACGGGCTTTCTCGACAAACTCAGCTAG
- a CDS encoding single-stranded DNA binding protein — translation MGEIGDIYADLETDVSEEEFREAVEEKVEQMGGLADEETAAMLLAHELNEGEVETVADIEPGMDEVKFIAKVMAIGDLKTFEREGEDEDGRVINVEAADETASVRLAFWDGQAVDIADGMLSVGDVLRVKGRPKDGYNGLEVSVDKAEQDEDATVDVEPGDGSTVDALTMGQSDVTLRGLVLDTDSVRTFDRDDGSEGKVSNLTLGDETGRVRVTMWDDRADRATEIEPGTAVEVVDGYVRERDGALELHVGDDGAVDEIDETVDFEPDADPIDSVELEATVDIAGVVRSADPVRTFDRDDGSEGQVRNIRVQDATGDIRVALWGDKADKDIQPGDEVLAADVEIQDGWQDDLEASASWNSTIVVLDDGATPAATPEEADDDQHAGLSSFADGDDGSDATAAADADGGATTDSGDATGGTQAAEQVEFTGTVVQTGDPVVLDDGEQTMSVETGERVQLGQEVTVRGVVEDGRLDADGVF, via the coding sequence ATGGGCGAGATAGGGGATATCTACGCGGACCTCGAAACCGACGTCTCCGAGGAGGAGTTCCGCGAGGCCGTCGAGGAGAAGGTCGAACAGATGGGTGGCCTCGCCGACGAGGAGACCGCGGCGATGTTGCTGGCCCACGAGCTGAACGAGGGTGAAGTCGAAACCGTCGCCGATATCGAACCGGGGATGGACGAGGTGAAGTTCATCGCGAAGGTGATGGCCATCGGCGACCTGAAGACCTTCGAGCGGGAGGGCGAGGACGAGGACGGCCGCGTCATCAACGTCGAGGCCGCCGACGAGACCGCGAGCGTCCGGCTGGCCTTCTGGGACGGGCAGGCCGTCGACATCGCCGACGGGATGCTCTCCGTGGGCGACGTGCTACGCGTGAAGGGTCGTCCGAAAGACGGCTACAACGGGCTGGAGGTCTCGGTCGACAAGGCCGAACAGGACGAAGACGCCACCGTCGACGTCGAACCCGGCGACGGCTCGACCGTCGACGCGCTCACGATGGGCCAGTCGGACGTGACCCTGCGCGGGCTGGTGCTCGACACCGACAGCGTCCGGACGTTCGACCGCGACGACGGCAGCGAGGGGAAGGTGTCGAACCTCACACTGGGCGACGAGACCGGCCGCGTGCGCGTCACGATGTGGGACGACCGGGCCGACCGCGCGACCGAAATCGAGCCTGGCACCGCCGTCGAGGTCGTCGACGGCTACGTCCGCGAACGCGACGGCGCCCTGGAACTGCACGTCGGCGACGACGGCGCCGTCGACGAGATCGACGAGACCGTCGACTTCGAGCCCGACGCCGACCCCATCGACAGCGTCGAGCTGGAGGCGACCGTCGACATCGCCGGCGTCGTCCGCTCGGCTGACCCCGTCCGGACGTTCGACCGCGACGACGGCAGCGAGGGGCAGGTACGCAACATCCGCGTTCAGGACGCCACCGGCGACATTCGGGTGGCGCTGTGGGGCGACAAGGCCGACAAGGACATCCAGCCCGGCGACGAGGTGCTGGCCGCCGACGTGGAGATACAGGACGGCTGGCAGGACGACCTCGAAGCCTCCGCGAGCTGGAACTCGACTATCGTCGTCCTCGACGACGGTGCGACCCCCGCGGCCACGCCCGAGGAGGCCGACGACGACCAGCACGCCGGGCTCTCCTCTTTCGCCGACGGCGATGATGGCAGCGATGCGACGGCAGCGGCCGACGCCGACGGCGGGGCGACGACCGACAGCGGTGACGCCACCGGCGGCACACAGGCCGCCGAACAGGTCGAATTCACGGGCACCGTGGTCCAGACCGGCGACCCCGTCGTGCTGGACGACGGGGAGCAGACGATGAGCGTCGAGACGGGCGAACGCGTCCAGTTGGGTCAGGAAGTCACCGTCCGCGGGGTCGTCGAGGACGGCCGACTCGACGCCGACGGCGTGTTCTGA
- the samp2 gene encoding ubiquitin-like small modifier protein SAMP2, with amino-acid sequence MDVTVEVAGEETHEVTVAEDATYADLLAPLDLSPHAVSVLVDERTVPTNQPVESDHVRVVRLIKGG; translated from the coding sequence ATGGACGTCACCGTCGAGGTGGCCGGCGAGGAGACCCACGAGGTCACCGTCGCCGAGGACGCCACCTACGCCGACCTGCTCGCCCCGCTCGACCTCTCGCCCCACGCGGTGTCGGTGCTGGTCGACGAGCGGACGGTGCCGACGAACCAGCCCGTCGAGAGCGACCACGTCCGCGTCGTCCGGCTCATCAAGGGCGGGTGA
- a CDS encoding alpha/beta fold hydrolase, with protein sequence METERTVTVDGSRIRYRVVGDGAPVVLLHGGRIDAARVSWPPVIERLAPDYRVLAPDLLGYGESDLPPGPYSIPRHAGIVADVLDELALGPVTLVGLSLGGGVAMQVALDRPDLVERLVPIDPFGLGRALPNGQLSYAFARVQLCNKLAIAAFRRSRRLTRASLGGIVHDLDSLSPAAVDAVYREVQRPTAGAAFRRFRDSEVTREGYRTTFTDRFDEFSMPTRFLHGAHDDLFPVGWARRAASEVPDADLTVLDDCAHWAPRENPDAVATHVSDAIPDQ encoded by the coding sequence ATGGAGACAGAACGTACTGTCACGGTCGACGGGTCCCGAATCCGCTACCGCGTTGTCGGCGATGGGGCGCCCGTCGTTTTGCTTCACGGTGGCCGTATCGATGCCGCACGGGTCTCTTGGCCGCCCGTCATCGAGCGACTCGCACCCGACTATCGGGTCCTGGCCCCGGACCTGCTGGGCTACGGTGAGAGCGACCTACCGCCAGGTCCGTACTCGATACCGCGCCACGCGGGGATCGTCGCCGACGTGCTCGACGAGCTCGCTCTCGGACCGGTGACGCTCGTCGGCCTCTCCTTGGGCGGTGGCGTCGCGATGCAGGTCGCGTTGGACCGCCCCGACCTCGTCGAGCGGCTGGTTCCCATCGACCCGTTTGGCCTCGGTCGCGCGCTGCCAAACGGCCAGCTCTCGTACGCGTTCGCGCGCGTGCAACTGTGTAACAAGCTAGCTATCGCCGCTTTCCGACGGAGCCGCCGACTCACGCGGGCGAGCCTCGGCGGTATCGTCCACGACCTCGATAGCCTGTCCCCAGCGGCCGTCGATGCCGTCTACCGAGAGGTCCAGCGACCCACCGCCGGTGCGGCCTTCCGACGCTTTCGGGACAGCGAGGTCACCCGCGAGGGCTATCGAACGACGTTTACCGACCGGTTCGACGAGTTCTCGATGCCGACGCGGTTCCTTCACGGAGCTCACGACGACCTGTTCCCGGTCGGGTGGGCCCGGCGGGCGGCTAGCGAGGTTCCGGACGCCGACCTGACCGTCCTGGACGACTGCGCTCACTGGGCGCCCCGTGAGAACCCCGACGCCGTCGCTACCCATGTCAGCGACGCGATTCCGGACCAGTGA
- a CDS encoding M48 family metallopeptidase yields the protein MNSSRRVVLGVLGLGTLVIYLLAGVVGYWLLRALWTQRPPVMVVVATVLGTALLFGALSYWTGTARLKRSLDAVELPRSRAPALYRRYDRLTERMRAGEPSLLVARLPVPNAFAVGGPGGAIVVDRRLFALLSLDELETLLAHELAHFERRDALVQTLGYSLTQSIVGLVGVVLFPVVVLTGGIARAVALLRGDPGSWSQSLLGRTHRGALGAVALAGFAVTLLVLSYSRRREWAADDRAAALTGKPLALARALRKIERASTPDLGPLTPLYVHGTEESRLSRLLSTHPPMDDRVARLERLARRRG from the coding sequence ATGAATTCCAGTCGGCGGGTGGTGCTGGGAGTGTTAGGGCTGGGGACGCTGGTCATCTACCTCCTCGCCGGCGTCGTCGGCTACTGGCTCCTCCGCGCGCTGTGGACCCAGCGGCCACCGGTGATGGTCGTCGTCGCCACCGTCCTCGGGACGGCCCTGCTCTTTGGCGCCCTCAGCTACTGGACCGGAACGGCGCGGCTCAAGCGGTCGCTCGACGCGGTGGAGTTGCCCCGCTCCCGGGCCCCGGCGCTGTACCGTCGGTACGACCGCCTGACCGAGCGGATGCGGGCCGGCGAACCGTCGCTGCTGGTCGCGCGGCTCCCGGTGCCCAACGCCTTCGCCGTCGGCGGACCGGGCGGGGCCATCGTCGTCGACCGGCGCCTCTTTGCCCTGCTGTCGCTCGACGAACTGGAGACGCTGCTGGCCCACGAACTGGCGCACTTCGAGCGCCGGGACGCGCTGGTGCAGACGCTGGGCTATAGCCTCACCCAGAGCATCGTCGGGCTGGTCGGTGTCGTCCTGTTTCCGGTGGTGGTACTGACCGGCGGCATCGCGCGGGCGGTCGCCCTGCTCCGTGGCGACCCCGGCTCGTGGTCGCAGTCGCTGCTCGGGCGGACCCACCGGGGGGCGCTGGGCGCCGTCGCGCTGGCGGGCTTTGCCGTGACGCTGCTCGTCCTCTCGTACTCCAGGCGCCGGGAGTGGGCGGCCGACGACCGGGCCGCCGCGTTGACGGGGAAGCCGCTGGCACTGGCTCGGGCGCTACGGAAGATAGAACGGGCCTCGACCCCGGACCTGGGGCCGCTGACGCCGCTGTACGTTCACGGTACCGAGGAGAGTCGGCTGTCGCGGCTGCTGTCGACGCACCCGCCGATGGACGACCGGGTCGCGCGCTTGGAGCGGCTGGCCCGACGGCGCGGCTAG
- a CDS encoding helix-turn-helix domain-containing protein — translation MSVIATLRVSADCFELGRILSVSSGCSIVLENLVPLGEQAVPFFTIFGTDEGNDFRTAVQDHPSVSDIQQVSSQNDRTLFALDWDISEDRLFRGIHEMQAHLLSATGGRDTWEFELRFASHERLSEFKEYCSDANIDLEVGHIYNPTRPESGPFYGLTQRQRDTLVRAVQGGYYSLPRELSTQDLAEEFGISDQAVTERLRRAIVALVDNSLVAAMEDGEFEVPQP, via the coding sequence ATGAGCGTCATTGCGACTCTGCGGGTCTCCGCCGACTGCTTCGAACTGGGCCGGATACTCAGCGTCAGTTCCGGGTGTAGCATCGTCCTCGAGAACCTGGTTCCCCTCGGCGAGCAGGCCGTCCCCTTCTTCACTATCTTCGGTACCGACGAGGGAAATGATTTCAGGACCGCGGTGCAGGACCACCCGTCCGTGTCGGATATCCAGCAGGTCAGTTCTCAAAACGACCGGACGCTGTTCGCTCTGGACTGGGACATTTCCGAGGACCGCCTGTTCCGGGGTATCCACGAAATGCAAGCCCACCTGTTGAGTGCCACTGGCGGCCGGGACACGTGGGAATTCGAGCTGCGATTCGCGTCTCACGAGCGTTTGAGCGAGTTCAAGGAGTACTGTTCGGACGCCAACATCGACCTCGAAGTCGGCCACATCTACAATCCGACCCGACCGGAGAGCGGCCCGTTCTACGGACTGACGCAGCGACAGCGGGACACGCTGGTCCGTGCGGTCCAGGGGGGCTACTACTCGCTGCCTCGGGAGCTGTCCACGCAGGACCTGGCCGAGGAGTTCGGCATCTCCGACCAGGCGGTGACCGAGCGGCTCCGCCGGGCCATCGTCGCGCTGGTGGACAACTCCCTGGTCGCGGCGATGGAGGACGGGGAGTTCGAGGTACCCCAGCCGTAA
- a CDS encoding SHOCT domain-containing protein, with protein sequence MTADEEEDPLASIVAGSVTALTFLVGFGLMFVGVPYFWVAFPVGFGGLLPAAMGATRLYQRRREADGPTSEDDPLATLRDRYARGELSDAEFERQVERLLETEDAETVRDPSPPDSSSPAVEPDRETE encoded by the coding sequence ATGACCGCGGACGAGGAGGAAGACCCGCTCGCGTCCATCGTTGCCGGCAGCGTCACGGCGCTGACGTTCCTGGTCGGTTTCGGGCTCATGTTCGTCGGCGTCCCCTACTTCTGGGTCGCCTTCCCCGTCGGCTTCGGCGGGCTGCTTCCGGCGGCGATGGGCGCCACGCGGCTCTACCAGCGCCGACGGGAGGCCGACGGACCCACGAGTGAGGACGACCCGCTGGCGACGCTGCGGGACCGCTACGCCCGCGGCGAGCTCTCCGACGCGGAGTTCGAGCGACAGGTCGAGCGGCTGCTGGAGACCGAGGACGCCGAGACGGTCCGGGATCCGTCGCCACCCGACTCGTCGAGTCCCGCCGTCGAGCCGGACCGCGAGACCGAGTAG
- a CDS encoding ArnT family glycosyltransferase encodes MFGPGREPFDRVRSQVREDFRADPYLPYIMVAAALLASFWFFHRVPNFATRDEKDRLIDAVVPIGRVLADPSVESLQNGVQWSRVPFGATLYLFALALLPVVVVAVATGRADIFASVGYPEPAFGYYDLWAGTPEWVWTWSLAFVRLFNVAFALGSVYLTYRLGAAAVDRLTGRLAATLLTLTFGFLTIAHEGGEDMPALFFVLLALNFLYVYVRSGERLPFYVGAACGGAAIAFKLTAAPVILGVGVAHVLRALKADDTLKTLLAPRLLGIGATLGLVTILLGFPTFVVGGVDQLVERIFGGSASRVSWPTGPDAPIAWWFLRGYFSGMGLPLFFASVAGVVGSVIGLRKRREGRYGIALVLVMLVVYVGMFSQWHDFRVHHLLPTFPLLALLSANALRDLRAWNPAVARPVMALLLVTTAVYAGMGAVGFASMPRDEAEEWLVENADQNETVEVYRVNLQDTAVPHGMPINHRFQTPEQIDPCPEYIQLGYRDLLYLKQGTYYRNGEAQRTYVRDLVEEQTDYEIVAEFGERPPNFVPQRATPGDYTDLLRYGVVPHTDQFADEQELAANQYTLVLQRTKPCTSPHEHPF; translated from the coding sequence ATGTTCGGTCCCGGGCGGGAGCCGTTCGACCGGGTGCGGTCGCAGGTCCGCGAGGACTTCCGCGCCGACCCGTATCTCCCGTACATCATGGTCGCCGCGGCCCTGCTGGCGAGTTTCTGGTTCTTCCACCGCGTCCCGAACTTCGCGACCCGGGACGAGAAAGACCGCCTGATAGACGCTGTGGTCCCCATCGGGCGGGTGCTCGCCGACCCGAGCGTCGAGTCGCTACAGAACGGCGTCCAGTGGAGCCGGGTCCCCTTCGGCGCGACGCTGTACCTGTTCGCGCTGGCGCTGCTGCCGGTGGTCGTCGTCGCAGTGGCGACCGGCCGCGCGGATATCTTCGCCTCCGTCGGCTACCCCGAACCCGCGTTTGGCTACTACGACCTGTGGGCGGGGACGCCCGAGTGGGTGTGGACGTGGAGCCTCGCGTTCGTGCGGCTGTTCAACGTCGCCTTCGCGCTGGGTTCGGTCTACCTGACCTACCGGCTCGGCGCCGCCGCCGTCGACCGGCTGACTGGGCGGCTCGCCGCAACCCTTCTCACGCTGACGTTCGGCTTTCTCACTATCGCCCACGAGGGCGGGGAGGACATGCCGGCGCTGTTTTTCGTCCTGCTCGCGCTGAACTTCCTGTACGTCTACGTCCGTAGCGGGGAGCGCCTTCCCTTCTACGTCGGCGCGGCCTGTGGCGGGGCCGCAATCGCCTTCAAGCTCACCGCCGCGCCGGTCATCCTCGGAGTCGGCGTCGCCCACGTCCTCCGGGCGCTGAAGGCCGACGACACCCTCAAAACGCTGCTCGCCCCGCGCCTGCTCGGCATCGGCGCGACGCTGGGGCTGGTGACGATACTGCTTGGCTTCCCGACGTTCGTCGTGGGCGGGGTCGACCAGCTAGTCGAGCGTATCTTCGGCGGGTCGGCCTCGCGGGTGAGCTGGCCGACGGGCCCGGACGCCCCCATCGCGTGGTGGTTCCTCCGGGGGTACTTCAGCGGGATGGGGCTGCCGCTGTTTTTCGCGTCGGTCGCCGGCGTCGTCGGGAGCGTCATCGGGCTGCGCAAGCGGCGCGAGGGTCGCTACGGTATCGCGCTCGTACTCGTCATGCTCGTCGTCTACGTCGGGATGTTCTCCCAGTGGCACGACTTCCGGGTCCACCACCTGCTGCCGACCTTCCCGCTGCTCGCGCTGTTGTCGGCGAACGCCTTGCGGGACCTGCGCGCGTGGAATCCGGCCGTCGCTCGGCCGGTGATGGCGCTGTTGCTGGTCACGACAGCGGTGTACGCCGGCATGGGGGCGGTCGGCTTCGCCTCGATGCCACGGGACGAGGCCGAGGAGTGGCTGGTCGAAAACGCCGACCAGAACGAGACCGTGGAGGTGTACCGCGTGAACCTCCAGGACACCGCGGTCCCTCACGGGATGCCCATCAACCATCGGTTCCAGACCCCCGAGCAAATCGACCCCTGTCCCGAGTACATCCAGCTCGGCTACCGCGACCTCCTGTATCTGAAACAGGGGACCTACTACCGCAACGGGGAGGCACAGCGGACCTACGTCCGCGACCTGGTCGAGGAGCAAACGGACTACGAAATCGTCGCGGAGTTCGGCGAGCGGCCCCCGAACTTCGTCCCACAGCGGGCGACGCCCGGCGACTACACCGACCTGCTGCGCTACGGCGTCGTCCCTCACACCGACCAGTTCGCCGACGAGCAGGAGCTTGCGGCCAACCAGTACACGCTCGTCCTGCAGCGCACCAAACCCTGTACCAGCCCCCACGAGCACCCCTTCTAG
- a CDS encoding histone deacetylase family protein has product MNFGYREICLDHDTGERHPESPDRLRAVRRALKECHGVQYVAADDADVDLIRAVHDADYIEEFREYCEDGGGHWDADTVAVEATWDAALASAGLAVWAAENAGTDVPARRTPFALGRPPGHHAVGDDAMGFCFINNAAVAAQAALDNGADGVAILDWDVHHGNGTQDIFYDRGDVFYASIHEDGLYPGTGEIDETGTGDGDGANCNVVYQPGADTADYLAAIDEVIAPAIADYDPDLVLVSAGFDAHEHDPISRMRVSTEGYGLMTDRMVGLADDCDAGLGFVLEGGYGLDTLSDSVKMVHEVFDGYQPVEPDDGVSEEAREVLDALERQGFGSK; this is encoded by the coding sequence ATGAACTTCGGCTACCGCGAGATATGTCTCGACCACGACACCGGTGAGCGCCACCCCGAGAGCCCCGACCGCCTGCGGGCGGTCCGGCGCGCGCTCAAGGAGTGCCACGGCGTCCAGTACGTCGCGGCCGACGACGCCGACGTCGACCTCATCCGGGCCGTCCACGACGCCGACTACATCGAGGAGTTCCGCGAGTACTGCGAGGACGGCGGCGGCCACTGGGACGCCGACACGGTCGCCGTCGAGGCCACGTGGGACGCCGCGCTGGCCTCGGCCGGCCTGGCCGTCTGGGCGGCCGAGAACGCCGGGACGGACGTCCCGGCCCGCCGGACTCCCTTCGCGCTCGGCCGCCCGCCGGGACACCACGCCGTCGGCGACGACGCGATGGGCTTCTGTTTCATCAACAACGCGGCCGTGGCCGCACAGGCCGCGCTGGACAACGGCGCCGATGGCGTCGCCATCCTCGACTGGGACGTCCACCACGGCAACGGCACGCAGGACATCTTCTACGACCGCGGCGACGTGTTCTACGCCTCAATACACGAGGACGGGCTCTACCCCGGTACCGGCGAAATCGACGAGACGGGTACCGGCGACGGCGACGGGGCGAACTGCAACGTCGTCTACCAGCCCGGCGCCGACACTGCCGACTACCTGGCGGCCATCGACGAGGTCATCGCGCCCGCAATCGCCGACTACGACCCCGACCTGGTGCTCGTGAGCGCCGGCTTCGACGCCCACGAACACGACCCCATCTCTCGGATGCGTGTGAGCACCGAGGGGTACGGGCTGATGACCGACCGGATGGTCGGGCTCGCCGACGACTGCGACGCCGGGCTCGGTTTCGTCCTGGAGGGGGGCTACGGCCTGGACACGCTCTCGGATTCCGTCAAGATGGTCCACGAGGTCTTCGACGGCTACCAGCCCGTCGAGCCGGACGACGGCGTGAGCGAGGAGGCCCGCGAGGTGCTCGACGCGCTCGAACGTCAGGGCTTTGGCTCGAAGTAG
- a CDS encoding histone produces the protein MSVELPFAPVDAVIRRNADGLRVSAGAAEELARRIQERGATLATAAAEEATRDGRKTLMPSDFGVEAVPDKDGLELPVAPVDRIARLDIDDDYRVAMDARVALADILESFADDVAAAAADLARHADRRTVKAADVETYFELAQYY, from the coding sequence ATGAGCGTCGAGCTTCCGTTCGCGCCCGTGGACGCGGTCATCCGACGGAACGCGGACGGGTTGCGGGTGAGCGCCGGCGCGGCAGAGGAACTGGCTCGCCGAATCCAGGAGCGGGGCGCCACACTCGCCACGGCGGCCGCCGAGGAAGCGACGCGGGACGGCCGCAAAACGCTGATGCCGTCCGATTTCGGCGTCGAGGCCGTCCCCGACAAGGACGGTCTGGAACTCCCGGTCGCACCGGTCGACCGCATCGCCCGCCTCGACATCGACGACGACTACCGCGTCGCGATGGACGCCCGCGTGGCGCTTGCCGACATCCTCGAATCGTTCGCAGACGACGTCGCTGCCGCCGCGGCCGACCTCGCCCGCCACGCCGACCGGCGGACAGTGAAGGCAGCAGACGTCGAGACGTACTTCGAACTCGCCCAGTACTACTGA
- a CDS encoding DUF7537 family lipoprotein, with the protein MRKSTVIVVAALLLLAGCSGGDVSPTEPGTADGTETGTQIEGTPTAGGDGAESGGTGSLSTAGGDNLIDSATETNVTVFNGSDQTNVLIRNDTAAGRELVELTRPSGTTAVYSTADYVAARNGTTGDVQYGETNSTVGVATNIKAGAAVIGGFLYTGFVEWTETGTTTVDGEDAVVYEGASLNESELSGNTTESGFARSDVQSVDGRAVVGPDGRIHSLTVTIETPEGTYGTEMAFRYDDITVSQPDWVDESRAP; encoded by the coding sequence ATGAGAAAATCGACAGTTATCGTGGTAGCGGCGTTGCTGCTGCTCGCCGGCTGTAGCGGCGGCGACGTGTCACCGACCGAGCCCGGAACGGCAGACGGCACCGAAACCGGGACCCAAATCGAGGGGACACCGACGGCGGGCGGTGACGGCGCGGAGTCGGGCGGCACCGGGTCGCTGTCGACGGCCGGGGGCGATAACCTGATCGACAGCGCCACCGAGACCAACGTGACGGTGTTCAACGGCTCCGACCAGACGAACGTGCTGATAAGAAACGATACGGCTGCCGGCCGGGAACTCGTGGAGCTCACTCGACCGTCGGGAACGACGGCGGTGTACTCCACGGCCGACTACGTCGCCGCTCGGAACGGGACCACCGGGGACGTGCAGTACGGCGAAACCAACAGCACCGTCGGGGTCGCGACGAACATCAAGGCGGGGGCCGCCGTCATCGGGGGCTTCCTGTACACCGGGTTCGTGGAGTGGACGGAGACCGGGACCACGACCGTCGACGGCGAGGACGCAGTCGTCTACGAGGGAGCGTCGCTCAACGAGAGCGAGTTGAGCGGCAACACCACCGAGTCCGGCTTCGCCCGGAGCGACGTGCAGTCGGTCGACGGCCGGGCGGTCGTCGGTCCGGACGGCCGGATACACTCGCTCACAGTCACAATCGAGACGCCGGAGGGCACCTACGGCACCGAGATGGCGTTCCGCTACGACGATATCACGGTGTCCCAGCCCGACTGGGTCGACGAGTCCCGGGCGCCGTAG
- the cca gene encoding CCA tRNA nucleotidyltransferase, translating to MSEEFDAVVSRVRERVTPDDGERERLQGAAATVMERAREAVADLPVEAEVLQVGSTARGTWTAGDRDVDVFVAFSPDLERSELEEYGLSVGHAVLPDGHEEYAEHPYVVGEVDGYAVDLVPCYAVESARAIQSAVDRTPFHTRYLADRLDDGLAGEVRVTKQFLKGIGVYGSDLRTRGFSGYLTELLTVEYGSFRALVEAAADWQPPVTFDPEDHGTTEFDDPLVVVDPTDPDRNVAAVCSAENVARLQHYARELLSEPRTTLFEPSEPAAHDGERVAAAVQRRDTTPVAVRFDRPDIVDDQLWPQLRKSLTGLTEELDRRGFDVFRSTALATDEEGGEGETWTDGAALLVELSVFERPAVERHEGPPVHVREHASGFYDAYADDPDVTGPFIEGDRYVVERPREFRTAGAFLDSDALLDVRLGPHISSALEDGYEVLVGEDIAALADGFGVELATYFEPKP from the coding sequence ATGAGTGAGGAGTTCGACGCCGTCGTCTCGCGGGTCCGAGAGCGGGTCACGCCGGACGACGGGGAGCGCGAGCGGTTACAGGGGGCCGCAGCTACGGTGATGGAGCGGGCCAGGGAGGCAGTGGCTGACCTGCCGGTCGAAGCCGAGGTGCTGCAGGTCGGTTCGACGGCCCGGGGGACGTGGACCGCGGGGGACCGCGACGTGGACGTGTTCGTCGCCTTTTCGCCCGACCTGGAGCGGTCGGAACTGGAGGAGTACGGGCTCTCGGTGGGTCACGCCGTCCTCCCGGACGGCCACGAGGAGTACGCCGAGCACCCCTACGTCGTCGGCGAAGTGGACGGGTACGCGGTCGACCTCGTGCCGTGTTACGCCGTCGAGTCGGCGAGGGCCATCCAGTCGGCCGTCGACCGGACGCCGTTCCACACGCGGTATCTGGCGGACCGGCTGGACGACGGCCTCGCGGGCGAGGTCCGCGTCACCAAACAGTTCCTGAAGGGTATCGGCGTCTACGGGAGCGACCTCCGGACGCGTGGCTTCTCGGGCTATTTGACGGAACTGCTCACGGTCGAGTACGGAAGTTTCCGGGCGCTCGTCGAGGCGGCGGCCGACTGGCAGCCGCCGGTGACGTTCGACCCGGAGGACCACGGGACCACCGAGTTCGACGACCCCCTCGTCGTGGTCGACCCGACGGACCCGGACCGCAACGTCGCGGCAGTGTGTTCGGCCGAGAACGTCGCCCGCCTGCAACACTACGCCCGCGAGCTGCTGAGCGAGCCCCGGACGACGCTGTTCGAGCCGAGCGAGCCGGCTGCCCACGACGGCGAACGCGTCGCCGCCGCCGTCCAGCGTCGAGATACGACCCCCGTCGCGGTGCGGTTCGACAGGCCAGACATCGTCGACGACCAGCTCTGGCCCCAGCTCCGAAAGTCGTTGACGGGGCTGACCGAGGAACTCGACCGCCGCGGGTTCGACGTGTTCCGGTCGACGGCGCTGGCGACCGATGAGGAGGGTGGTGAGGGCGAGACGTGGACGGACGGCGCCGCCCTGCTCGTCGAGTTGAGCGTCTTCGAGCGGCCGGCCGTCGAGCGCCACGAGGGGCCGCCGGTCCACGTGCGCGAACACGCGAGCGGGTTCTACGACGCCTACGCCGACGACCCGGACGTGACGGGGCCGTTCATCGAGGGCGACCGCTACGTGGTCGAGCGGCCGCGGGAGTTCCGGACGGCCGGTGCGTTTCTCGACAGCGACGCCCTGCTCGACGTCCGCCTCGGCCCCCACATCTCGTCGGCGCTGGAGGACGGTTACGAGGTACTGGTCGGCGAAGATATCGCGGCACTGGCGGACGGTTTCGGTGTCGAGTTGGCGACCTACTTCGAGCCAAAGCCCTGA